ATGTGTTTGATATTCAGTTAGGATATTGTTTAATAATACCTGCAGGTGTAAGAGAACATAAAAACAGTGTGAGCTTAAGTTGGGTTTAACCCACCTTACCAACATAATTATTTCTATCTTTATTAGGTGGACCATGGACTTTAGAGTCATTTAAATCTAGGGGTGAACCACCTTGGGCATGCCGTTGACCTAAAAGACAGATGACTTGATATCTTGACACACATCTACAACCGTGAATGAGGTGCAATACTCCACCACCGAAATGAAATCAAAAGATAAAATTAGCAAAGCTAGAGGATTAGCATATATCTCCAGTGTCGAGAATAATTCTGCAAAGCAAAAGAAAAGTAGAGCATGCTATTAACATACATAGCTTGATGCCACATAAATTAACATGTTTAACCCTCACACACCCTGATCTTGACTGTACTTTGTTGCTGCATAAATATGAACAGAATGAATCAAACAAATCAAATAATCCTAAAGAATTAAGAGCCAACAATAGGCACACGATCGTCGTGCTGACATAACGACCATTTTAGTACCAAATATATTCAGTGGGAAACTTTTGACTTCATAGGGAATGGAATGGGCATGTGAGGGGGTCTTCTCATACAGCTGATACCTTCTTGCCTTCTCATTTGGGACCTgaaaagaaacaagaaaaaaaattgtGGGCATTAAAATTATTTACAATGTCAACTAAAAATATAGACTTCCCCATGACTCCTTACCAGAGAGTAGATGCTCCAAATGTATTAAGAACTTATTGTCCAACATTACAGTGATATAAGCAAAATCCAGGAAATTACTAAAGATTTTTTTACTCTTCTTGGAAATCAGATAAGCTTGTTTGGATGTAGCAGAACTTATGTCCAACATTACAGTGATATAGACATGTTATCAAAGTAATGCTACTGACACGCCCATGCGTGCGGCAATGGATATAAGCTGAGGCAATATATATGCTCATAGAGAGAGAATCCTTGAAAGGGTTGTTCTACAGTCTAAAAATATCATTAGTTCTCTCATGTATCTAAAAATATATAAAACAAATAATGGAGGTTTCATCCAGATTTCAATTCTTACCATTGGAAGTAGCTTAGCTTTCACCCCAGACGTTCTGTCATATGATAACCTATCCAAGAAAAATCAAAACTTTCTTCAACCTACTGTTCGTAAAGAAGAGTGAAATTTTACAGCAAAAGTTCCACAAGCACATACATGGCACTTATATTTGCATATTTACAGAAATAGAGAATGATATAAAGAGGAATATTTTAGGCTGACAGTCCGACACTATGTCCGATGCGGTTCAGATGCATGTATTTCTATGGCTAGATATGCATATAATTTTACATATACACTGGGAACGTGCATCTGCCCTGCTACCAAAGTGACCATTCTACGTTCCCTATGAAAGTTGTGCTTCTGCCAGGCATTTGTGGGAACATATGACATGCATAATGCATGATAAATGAAGCAAAACAAGAGGACTGGAGATTAAAGTGAGAATGATTCCTATATTTTCATAAGTTTCTAAATTGCTCCCAATCCCACAAAAATAAAATAGGAGATACTCCTTTCTCTCTGTAATACCTTGATGTAGAATGTTACTAACCACTTGCTGATTTTTGAAATAGGTATACAACTACTGGCTTCAATGTTTTCCATCGACTCCGCATATATACACATCGGTAAACTGTACATTGGTACGCACTGCAAGCGCAACACATTTGATGTGGAACTGAAACTACACACTTCAGAGAAGAAGATTAAGAATAGCACAGAACCACATGACATGAGACATTCATGAGTTCCGCTTCAGCAACAATCATGCCTCCCATGCCTGCCTCTTGCCAGGACTTCAGTACGTACCTCAAGCGGAGAACTGGCAGATTGAGTTACGGCAAAGTGTGAAGCATCGGGCGGACGGCGGGCGAAATCAGCTGAGGCGACATTGAACAGCAACGTCGAGCACGAACTTGCGATGACATTGACCCGAGCTTGCATGGAGAGTTGCGGCTCCTCCTTCCGCTTCCCATGTGGTGCCCAATGCCGCCGGTAAGACCTTGTGCACGGAAAGCCAACGGCACACAGTCGACATTAGATCAGAACAGCGGAGAGAGGACCCGGTCTGGTGGAAACAACACTGGTCATGGTTTTCCAAAGGCATGTACTGCAACATAATCATGGGCACTCGTCACTTCTGAATCCATATACCGCTGCAACAGTTTTTATCTGCAGCCAAGACAGATTCACTGCTTGCTTATCATGGAAATTCTCAGAACAACAACTACGCTGACAGGCACGATGACACCAGCCCCTTCACCAACCACGGAAAGACAATCGTCTTCTTCCGCATGGGTTGTATGACGGCTGGCTGCTGCGGGCGCTCGACCTGTCGTCCATGATGCGGAGTTTGCACCACTCGAGGGATTTGAGTTTTTGAGCACCACGACGCTCGCGAGCCAGAGACCGGTCACCACATCAGCTAGCCGCCGGCCATCGCTCAATTAGCAATGGAGGGACCATGAAGCAAGACACTAATCCACAGAACCGCACAAGGAGCGGAAAAATCGAATCTTTGGGCCGCCTACCAATTAAGGAACAAGAGCAGTGGCCAAACCCGAGGAGACGCTCACCTGGGCAAGAACCGCCGCGAAGGACATCTCCCCAGCGGCAGCGCGAGGTCCTGCACGTCGTCACCGTCGCCCTTGCCGTTGGCTTCACCACCCTCTCCTCTCCGAGCGGACAAcggtcgccggcgccggcgcccccgCAGGTGAATCCACTTGTGCGGCCGGGAGCGCCAGGAGGCCGAACCGGTAGAGGACGCGGAGGAGGAGGCCCTGTCGTCCTCCGAGGAGTCGCTAGCGATGTGGGCGGCCCCATCCATCAAAAGGGGGCCTACTGGAGTTCAAGCCCCGCCGCCTGACCTCCTCCCGTGCCTCGTAGATCGCCTCCACGCCGTCCCCGGAACAGGATCTGGCCCCTGCCTCGCCTCcccgaccggatctggccggagatcgccgccgccgcgcccggcgtCGTCTGCATAGCGGCCCCATCTCGCTCGGACTCAGGAGGAAAGAGATAGTGATGGACTGCAGGCTGATTATGTAAAATATGAGGTGTTTTTATGTAAAACGTGCTGAGCGAAACGTTGTTCACTTAATCGTGGACTGCGGGTTGATTACCCAAAAGTACAGGGActgttttgcaaaagtactaacgacggacgaccagaagcaatcgctggtttattagtaggtagaGATAGAGATTAATCGTCTGATTATGCTCACCGACAGACCAGATCAATTCATAGAGCTGCTGCTCCGCCGATTGACGACTTCACGTGAATCGGGCTAACAGGCACTATGGGCCGCCCCCGAAGGGCCCGACATTTATTTACTAGGCTGGGCCTGCGTTGGACCAGCTTCTCAAAAAACCTACGCACATGCTTGTCTCAAAAAGAAAAACCTACGCACAGGCGGCGACGGATGGCGACGGAGCTCGACTTTCTCTCCCACAATGGCGGCTGCTAGCGTGCATCTCCTTTGGACcgtgagaaaattccttatttgacactactTTAAAATGTGTTTCCCTATTTGACACCGGAAAACTTTTTCTTCCCTATTTAACACGGggtctaaattttatgcctttcATGACATTTTTGTCTATTTTTTCATCTAACATTGTTAAATTGCATGTAAAAAGACACTTTTGCCCCTCGTATAATATGAACCGGTCATCTGGAATACGTCGATGAGCTGTCGACTACAGTACACGCCCCGTCCCTGTGGTCGAGCTCCTCGGCCGCACGTCCTGGCAAGAGACAACCTGGGCAAGGCGTCACGCACGTCTTTGCCAGACAGCAAGACACGCCTGACCAAAATGGACTTAAGCGGATTCCACTCCATACACAAGGACCAGCTCGTGGACTCGGTCAACACGCGCGCATGCAGGGTGCAAGTGCAATGGCGCCGCGCTCCGCATGTCTCCGCCTACTCGACAGCCTTTCTATTTAGATTCGGTAGCGAGCTGCCCCACTCGTTGTACCGGTATGTATATGTCACTTCACAGATGTGATTAATACAAGCAAAGTTACACCATGCAACTCAGAGCACTTGTAGATGCACGTACACCAGAGCTAGCATAAGCGGTTGATTGGTTTTTCTTGAAAGTTGGCTGACACAACTACCAAACCGAGCCGGttggatacatacatacatataataTTAACATTTATCAATTTTTTATCACATATCATATGAGGGGCAAAAACGTCTTTTCAGATGTCATTTAACACAGTTAAGGCTTAAAATGGACAAAAGTGTCATaaagggcataaaatttagacGCATTGTTAGATAGGGAAGAAATTTTTTTACAGTGTTAAATAGGGCAAAAAGTTTTAAGACAGTGTTAAATAAAGAATTCTCTCTTGGACCGTGGCGGTGCGGAGGACACCTAGAAATTGATTAGCAAGCTACCAGATCCCAACTCTCAGCCGGAATAGAGCCGCATCATTGGTGCCCGAGAACTGAAGCCAGTGATCTCCCTTGCAATGCCTTTATATACTCTTCCTGCCCTGGCTCATGAATGTGAAAGCAGTATTTGGAACCATGTCTCCACTTTTTGTGTGATTCGGGCTTCATGATGTTTGTCAATCCCCTGGCACGCACCAGCCCTATTTGTAGGAGAGTAAAGTATTTTACCTTGGGTTGAATCTGACAGAGTATAAATATTCAGATATATACATCTTAGTGGTAAGCAAAATTTCAGTTGGTAGATGATCTTATTAGTTACACTACTGTATTACCTGCACAATCATCTGATGTCTTGTATTGCTAGTTATCGTCTCGTTTTTTAAGGACACTTCATGGTCAGTTGATGATTAACCAAATCCCAATCATTTACTCCCAGTGATGGTGGATATGTAGTAATAGTACATCTGTAGTTACACGGTTAAGTGACATGTATTTGTGAAGATTTGCTAATTTTAGAACTCCTTTGCTGTTAAAAAAAAGTGAACCATAGATATCTACTTTTGGTCGTATGGTCTGACTCAGTACCCAGCTCATTCTTCCGATTACATGGTGTTTCATAGTATCGGATTGCTTAGTCGATTCCAAAAAAGCACTGTTCTTTTCCTTCAAATTCAGTTTACTAATCAAGTTTTTGTCTAAGAAAATTGTTTATGCACGGTGAAGTGGCCTTCTGTGTGAAGTCAGATACAAGGCATCACATGTCGTTGCTGTTGTTTGTACACACTTCATTTGTTCTATGCACATGGCATATCTACAGGAAAGACAAAAAATAATTAAATGTTAATTATCTGCTTCGAGGATACACTTGATTAAAGGCCATTTTCGAAAAACTTGCCCATTAGTGCTACTTCAGTTACGAAGAATCAATGTGGGAGATCAGGCAGCTTCATATATGAATTGTGTACCTGTTAATATTTGTATTGAGCTTCATATATGAATTTACTTGAAAAATATATGTTGTTTTTTAATATATATTGTAGACATGTATTGTGGTAATAGATAGTCAAAGTGGTGCATAACTACAATATGTAGTTCTTGTTTCATACTTCATGCAAACAAGTGGCCTGGGACAAACTATCTTTGGTAAGAGAAAGGAATGACATATACAAGATAAACATGAGGTAATTAGCAAGAAATTGCAATTCATATTCTTTTGGATGCCATCTCAGTTTCCTTATATAGGTTAGCTTTCCTACTTTTCTTTCATACACTATTTTCGCTTTTATTTTCTAAATGTATACTCAGATATATGTTCGTCTTTCATAGAGTCAGAAAAAGTAAATTTGACATGTCATGGCAAATGCCATGTTCTACCGGCCTATTGTTTTAACATAGTTCTACTAGCAAACCACCCATTATTGACTGTTTAGGGAcgagcgcggcaacgcgcgccatcatgtTCTAGTATATCAGTATTGTTTTTAGTATTAGTGTATCCTAA
The sequence above is a segment of the Triticum dicoccoides isolate Atlit2015 ecotype Zavitan chromosome 1A, WEW_v2.0, whole genome shotgun sequence genome. Coding sequences within it:
- the LOC119356199 gene encoding uncharacterized protein LOC119356199, yielding MDGAAHIASDSSEDDRASSSASSTGSASWRSRPHKWIHLRGRRRRRPLSARRGEGGEANGKGDGDDVQDLALPLGRCPSRRFLPRLSYDRTSGVKAKLLPMVPNEKARRYQLYEKTPSHAHSIPYEVKSFPLNIFGTKMVVINKVQSRSGCVRVKHVNLCGIKLCIIKQYPN